Proteins co-encoded in one Papaver somniferum cultivar HN1 chromosome 5, ASM357369v1, whole genome shotgun sequence genomic window:
- the LOC113279958 gene encoding uncharacterized protein LOC113279958: MIQKLIDAGDLKQYVQKAETDDGTKRNNQVQLPEGNRTLNTISCSEPNGPSLTSQIGKRLRKQFEDYCELYKIDGIEVDEHEEWMNAPMTFDAEDVEEDMEDHNDPLVLTLPVEGCNVKKTLIDGGSSVNVLFYDTFKRMELNDEQLMSSYYTIYGFNGAPTKPLGDIVLEVKAGPMKVSTRFSVVDAPSPYNAIIGRRWVHNIKGIAATYHQYLRFPTPEGVMEIKGDQVTAREFQALQNQLNNEQEEKRRARRSKNKAAAKDKAIDLYLENISRKSLMRDNTIVNTEASASGAAVAEEPNK, from the coding sequence atgatccaaaagttgattgaCGCTGGGGATCTCAAGCAATATGTCCAGAAAGCAGAAACCGATGACGGGACAAAACGAAACAACCAAGTTCAATTACCTGAGGGTAATCGAACACTCAACACCATTTCATGCTCCGAGCCTAACGGACCCTCACTGACTTCCCAGATAGGgaaaagattgagaaaacaatttgAGGACTACTGTGAGCTATACAAGATTGACGGAATTGAAGTTGACGAGCATGAAGAATGGATGAATGCACCGATGACATTCGACGCCGAAGatgtcgaagaagatatggaggacCACAACGATCCCTTAGTTCTCACTTTACCAGTAGAAGGATGCAACGTCAAGAAGACCTTGATTGacggaggaagctcagtcaatgTCCTTTTTTATGATACCTTCAAACGAATGGAATTGAATGATGAGCAACTGATGTCTTCTTATtataccatctacgggttcaacggcgCACCTACGAAGCCTTTAGGAGACATCGTCTTAGAAGTCAAAGCAGGACCTATGAAGGTAAGCACCAGATTTAGTGTGGTGGACGCTCCATCCCCTTACAATGCCATCATCGGACGAAGGTGGGTACACAATATCAAGGGAATAGCGGCCACGTATCACCAATACCTTAGATTCCCGACACCTGAAGGGGTAATGGAGATCAAAGGTGATCAAGTCACAGCCCGAGAATTCCAGGCCTTGCAAAACCAGCTTAACAACGAGCAGGAAGAGAAACGCAGGGCACGAAGAAGCAAGAACAAGGCAGCTGCCAAGGATAAGGCGATCGATCTGTATCTCGAAAATATCTCTAGAAAAAGCCTAATGAGGGACAACACCATCGTCAATACCGAAGCAAGCGCCTCAGGGGCAGCGGTGGCTGAAGAGCCTaacaaatag
- the LOC113283421 gene encoding uncharacterized protein LOC113283421: MEVNRHVDNGEEPQEEDSEDDEPLENIDNDGATSSTHDHNDHSPNQKEEVESRNTTIIDGKTYVVYESDDDYDFFVHHAPNSEIVDTLNEKSTCEERKDYDNLLMEDSDFFSDEEDLVVEETNECLDKSSSENNDTCDVRMEVSSSTEDPVIHEVLQGLCNPLCESLSNDDPPKLVVVSQRVINPSFRKIPHLGLELCASKFLSEFLGSKYPPYVFESNTMQVCKEKPIEVPSTYVLYILPSVERTKCGGDSRG; encoded by the coding sequence ATGGAGGTTAACCGCCATGTTGATAATGGAGAAGAGCCCCAAGAAGAAGATTCCGAGGATGATGAACCTTTGGAAAATATTGATAATGACGGTGCTACTAGCTCAACTCATGATCATAATGATCATTCTCCTaatcaaaaggaagaagttgagtctagaaacactaccattattgatggtaagacttatgttgtgtatgagagcgatgatgattatgactttTTTGTGCATCATGCCCCAAATTCGGAGATAGTGgatactttgaatgagaagtcaacttgtgaAGAACGTAAGGATTACGATAATTTGCTTATGGAAGATTCTGATTTCTTTTCCGATGAGGAGGACTTGgttgtagaagaaaccaatgaATGTCTTGACAAGAGTTCGAGTGAGAATAATGATACTTGTGATGTGAGAATGGAAGTGTCCAGTAGTACCGAGGATCCGGTAATACATGAGGTTTTGCAAGGTTTGTGTAACCCTTTATGTGAATCTCtatctaatgatgatcctcccaaATTAGTAGTAGTTTCCCAAAGAGTTATTAATCCATCTTTTAGGAAGATACCTCATTTGGGGctggaattatgtgcttcaaaattttTATCTGAATTTCTTggttctaagtatccaccatatgtgtttgagtctaacaccatgcAGGTTTGTAAAGAGAAGCCGATTGAAGTTCCTTCCACTTATGTTTTGTATatacttccgagtgtagaaagaactaagtgtgggggtgactcTCGTGGATGA